The nucleotide window AATAGTAGGAATAGATAATGTAGAGAAATCTATTTCTATTTGTTCTAACTTAAGAGAGTTAGGAGTAGTAAGAATATTAGCTAAAGCGCAAGATGAAATACATAAACGAATTCTCAAATTAATGGGAATAGTACATAGTGTTATTCCTGAATTGTGCATTGCAGAAAATTTAGCTTATCAGACTATGTTTGATCTAGAAATTGAAAGGCTTCCATTTGATAAGGAAGATACTGAAAGTGATATTTTTAGCACTAGACTAACTGTTTATAACTCCAATTTATGAGATAAAAAAGTTGGCTCTTTATTATTTTTAAAGGAATATAACGCTTCTATAGTGAGCATTAAGAGAATGAAAGGGGGAAGTATTATAATACCTGTAAAAGATGAAGATAAATTAGAAAGATCTGATACAGTTATATTAGTTACCAAAAAAGAATCCATCGCTAAACTTAAAGAAGCTTTTGTAAAAAATATTCCAGTGAATTTATTTGTTACAGAAACCAAAAAAGAAGCAAGCTAAAAGAAACTAAAACTCTCCCCCTAAAAGGGGGATAGAATTTTTTTAGGCTTTGCCTGCAGAACCAAATAACTTAAATTTTTCTTCAATAACTTGTAGAATGCCTTGATAACCATAAGCTAATAACTTTCTAGGATCAAAACCTTTAGCTTTCATATCTAAATCTTTTTGTTCTTCAATATATCTTCTAGTTTCTTTTGCGAATCTCATTTGCAATTCCGTATTTACATTTATTTTTGTAACTCCCAATGAGATAGCTTTTTTAATGCTTTCATCATCAATTCCAGTCCCTCCATGCAAGACCAAAGGTCTATTAATTGCTTTAGAAATTTCCTCTAATAATTGAAGATTTAAACCTTTTCAATTCGGAGGATAAGGTCCGTGCATATTTCCAATTCCCGCAGCTAACATTGTAGGATTTAATTTTGAAATCTCTTCACATTCTTCCACTTTTGCTTGTTCACCCATCCCTAAAACTCCATCTTCTTCTCCCGCAAGAGTTCCAACTTCCAATTCAACTGAAACACCTTTTTTATTAGCTAAAGAAATTATTTCAGCAGATTTTTCATAATTTTCTTTGAATTCAAGATGTGAGCCATCAAACATAATTGAAGAAAAGCCAGCTTCTAAAGCTTTTTTGCAGCCCTCGTAAGTTCCATGATCTAAATGCAGGATTATAGGGACAGTAATATTTAAGTCTTTAACCATTCCATGTACTAAAGAAGAGACAGTGTTATAACCACCCATATATTTAACTGCACCTTCTGAAGCTCCAATAATTACAGGAGAAGAAAGTTTCTGAGCTGTCATTAAAATAGCTTTAGTTCATTCTAAATTATTAGTGTTAATTTGAGCTACAGCATATTTCCCCTTAAAAGCTTTTTCCATAACTTCAAATCCACTTACTACCGGCATCTTTATTAAATTCCCACTTTTACTTGCGCTAATTTAATTACTCTTTCATTTAAGGTATAACCTTTACTAAAAACCTCAATAATCTTATTTTTTTTGTTCTGCTCGACTTCCACAGTCTCTAAACTTTCCATTTTTTCAGAATCAAATTCTTCATTTATTTTTGGAGAAATACTTTTTATATTTAGACTATCTAATAAAGCTTCAAATTGAGTTAAGAACATCTTAAAACCTAATAAATAATTCTTTACTTCTTCACTTTTAGCCTCAGCATAAATTACTTTTTCTAATCCAGAAATAATATTCACTAATTCAGCAAATTGATTTTCATAAATAAACTTTTTATTTTCTTCAAATTTTAGACTGTATTTTTCTTCTACCTGCTTTTCTCTTTCTTTAATTAAAAGACTTGCCTCCTCACTTTTCTTTTGAATAGCTTCTAAATATTTTTTATTTAATTCGTCTTTAAAAGTTTGTTCTCTTTCTTTATATTTATTAAGTTCACTTTCTAGTGAATTAATTTTTTTAATGTAAAAATCTTGAACTGTTTCCTGTTTTCTTTTTTTATTTTTTTTAGAAGAAGTTATTTCTTCTTGAGGTTCAACTTCCTCTTCATTTGAAATTATTTCTTCATTTGATTCAGCATTAGAATATTTAGCTTCTTCTACCATTTTTGACATCTAAAAAAACTAATTAAGAAGAGGAAGGTGTAAGTTCGCCATATTCTTTCTTGAAATTTTTATTTCATTCCTCACTTTCTTTAGGTTCCGTCAACTCTATTGATTTTATTTTTTCTAAATCAATATGACCTAATTTAGTTGGAGAGACTTCTATTTTCACATATAAATTGCCTGATATTTTTTTATTTAAAGGAATTCCCATTCCTTTAATTTTTAATAATTCACTACTTTTAGAGTTTGCGGGCAATTTAATAGATTTCAAGCCGAAAGGAGTAGGAACATTTATATATCCCCCAGTAATGAAAAGCAAAGGATTTATAAATACTTTGGTATATAAATTATTTCCTTCTCTAGTGAATATTTTAGAAGGACCTACTCGCACATTAATATAAATTTTTTGATTATCATAAGAATCTTTATCTTCATATACTAAAACATCTCCATCTTTAATTCCACTTCCTATAGAGATGGTTATTTTTTTCATTTCTGAAATATATCCTTGTTTTTTACAAGTTGCACAACTTTTAGTAATTTTTTCTCCTGTACCTCCACAATATCTACAAGTGACTCTTTGTTCTATTAATCCAAATAATCCTTTAGCTCTTAAAACTTCAAATCCATGCCCTTTACAAGCTGTACAATTACTAATAAAGCTTTTATCCCCCTTAAAAGCTTTATTTCCTTTACATTCTTTACATACTTGATTAGATTTGAAATTTATGTCATACTCGCAACCAACAATGGATTGTAAGAATGAAATGGTAATGTATTTTTCTGTAGTTCTTGATTCTTTACTTTTTTTATTAGTTTCAGTGGCGCTTCTAAAAGTTGTGAAAAAATCTTCTTCATCCCCTTGTCTTGAGAAAAAGCTATTGAAAATATCAAATGGATTGGAACCATTCTCAAAGCCTCCTGTTCCATCAAATGAAGAGGCGCCGAATCTATCATAATTTGATTTTTTTTGCGGATCTCCTAAAACTTCATAAGCTTCATTAATTTCTTTGAATTTTTGCTCAGCTCCAGCTGATTTATTTATGTCCGGATGATATTCTTTTGCTAACTTTCTATAAGCTTTTTTAATTTCATCAATACTAGCATTTCTATCTACTCCTAGAACACTATAATAATCTGAGCTCATCCTCTATTTAAAGAGAATAAGTCTAAAAAGACTTATTTACGATCTCCCAAAAATCCAGGAATTTCTTTCAATAAATGTTTAGGTAATGGTTGATAATGAGAAAAGCTCATTGAATAAATACCTCTACCCTGAGTTAAGGATCTCAGAGTGGTTGCATATCCAAACATTTCTTTTAGAGGTATTTTACATTTAATGGAACTGGAAGAGGAGGATAATTCAGTTGAAGTGATTAATCCTCTTTTAGAAGTTATATCTCCCATTACAGTCCCAAAATATTGAGGTGGAGAATTTACTTCTACTTCCATAATAGGCTCAAGTAAAATTGAATTACATTTTCTACTTGCTTCTTTTAAAGATAATGAAGCAGCTATTTTGAAGGCCATTTCATTGGAGTCAACTTCATGGAAAGATCCGTCATAAAGAGTAGCTTTTATATCAATAATTGGATAACCCGCCAACTGTCCAGCCTTCATAGACTCTATTAAACCTTCCCTAATAGACTTAATGTATTCTTTAGGGATTTTTCCTCCAACAATTTTGTCTACAAATTCAAACCCTTTTTCCTCATTAGGTTCATATTTAATTCATACATGTCCATAATTACCCCTACCCCCAGTTTGTTTAATATATTGACCTTCAATCTCTGCAGTAGAAGTGAAGGTCTCTCTATAAGCAACTTGAGGGGCACCTACATTAACTTGAAGTCCAAACTCTCTCTTCATTCTGTCTATAAGAATTTCTAGATGTAATTCTCCCATTCCTGAAATAAGAGTTTGACCAGTTTCATGATTTGCAGAAATTCTAAATGTTGGGTCTTCATCTGCTAATTTTTTTAGAACAATAGATAATTTTTCTTGGTCTGATTTAGTTTTAGGCTCTATAGCCAGTGAAATAACTGGATCTGTGAAAACCATTTCTTCAAGCAAAAAGTTGTCGTCGGGACAACTTGTTAAAGTATCTCCTGTCTTTGTAGACTTAGGACCTACTAATGCACAAATTTCACCAGCTCCAGCATATTCTATTTCGGTTTTATGGTTTGAATGCATTTTCACCAATTTTCCAACTCTCTCTTTTATTTCTCTGGTGGAGTTGTAAATCATAGAACCTTTTTCTAATTTACCTGAATAAATTCTCGCGAAGGTTAATCTACCTACAAAAGGATCAGTAGCTATTTTGAAGGCTACTGCCACTAAAGAAGAGGAAGTTTTATTTTCTATTTGTAATTTTTCTCCTCCTCTAGTATAGGCAGTAGTTGTAGGAATGTCAAGAGGACAAGGTAAATAATCTACTATAGCATCAAGAAGAAATTTAACTCCTTTGTGTTTAAAAGAAGAGCCGCAAAGTACTGGAAAGAATGTTCCTGTTAAAGTTGCTTTTCTAATGCAACTTTTTACCTCTTCAACACTTACTTCTTCGCCAGCTAAATAACGTTGAAGAACATTATCGTCATACATTAAAACTTCATTTAAAAGAGTTTCTCTTTGAAGTTTTACTTCATTAAGTAAATCTGCGGGGATTTCTATT belongs to Mycoplasma parvum str. Indiana and includes:
- a CDS encoding potassium channel family protein, with product MIGLVKKKNNLRRDYCLIGLSKFNYEIAKILMKEEQGVTILDKNNEIINSLGEEFTESKNCDAMNIKELEDADIKNFDYVIVGIDNVEKSISICSNLRELGVVRILAKAQDEIHKRILKLMGIVHSVIPELCIAENLAYQTMFDLEIERLPFDKEDTESDIFSTRLTVYNSNLWDKKVGSLLFLKEYNASIVSIKRMKGGSIIIPVKDEDKLERSDTVILVTKKESIAKLKEAFVKNIPVNLFVTETKKEAS
- the fba gene encoding class II fructose-1,6-bisphosphate aldolase; this encodes MPVVSGFEVMEKAFKGKYAVAQINTNNLEWTKAILMTAQKLSSPVIIGASEGAVKYMGGYNTVSSLVHGMVKDLNITVPIILHLDHGTYEGCKKALEAGFSSIMFDGSHLEFKENYEKSAEIISLANKKGVSVELEVGTLAGEEDGVLGMGEQAKVEECEEISKLNPTMLAAGIGNMHGPYPPNWKGLNLQLLEEISKAINRPLVLHGGTGIDDESIKKAISLGVTKINVNTELQMRFAKETRRYIEEQKDLDMKAKGFDPRKLLAYGYQGILQVIEEKFKLFGSAGKA
- the grpE gene encoding nucleotide exchange factor GrpE; translated protein: MSKMVEEAKYSNAESNEEIISNEEEVEPQEEITSSKKNKKRKQETVQDFYIKKINSLESELNKYKEREQTFKDELNKKYLEAIQKKSEEASLLIKEREKQVEEKYSLKFEENKKFIYENQFAELVNIISGLEKVIYAEAKSEEVKNYLLGFKMFLTQFEALLDSLNIKSISPKINEEFDSEKMESLETVEVEQNKKNKIIEVFSKGYTLNERVIKLAQVKVGI
- a CDS encoding DnaJ domain-containing protein — protein: MSSDYYSVLGVDRNASIDEIKKAYRKLAKEYHPDINKSAGAEQKFKEINEAYEVLGDPQKKSNYDRFGASSFDGTGGFENGSNPFDIFNSFFSRQGDEEDFFTTFRSATETNKKSKESRTTEKYITISFLQSIVGCEYDINFKSNQVCKECKGNKAFKGDKSFISNCTACKGHGFEVLRAKGLFGLIEQRVTCRYCGGTGEKITKSCATCKKQGYISEMKKITISIGSGIKDGDVLVYEDKDSYDNQKIYINVRVGPSKIFTREGNNLYTKVFINPLLFITGGYINVPTPFGLKSIKLPANSKSSELLKIKGMGIPLNKKISGNLYVKIEVSPTKLGHIDLEKIKSIELTEPKESEEWNKNFKKEYGELTPSSS
- the fusA gene encoding elongation factor G → MSKELNKDELRLFKLRNFGIMAHIDAGKTTTSERILYYTGKIHKMGEVHEGSATMDWMEQEREKGITITSAATTTEWKGYTLNLIDTPGHVDFTVEVERSLRVLDGAVVVLDGAMGVEPQTETVWRQANKYNVPRIIFCNKMDKIGASFNSSMKSLKERLNINFSPIQWNIGNESEFRGIIDLIEEKAYKFEEGEEDNFEEIEIPADLLNEVKLQRETLLNEVLMYDDNVLQRYLAGEEVSVEEVKSCIRKATLTGTFFPVLCGSSFKHKGVKFLLDAIVDYLPCPLDIPTTTAYTRGGEKLQIENKTSSSLVAVAFKIATDPFVGRLTFARIYSGKLEKGSMIYNSTREIKERVGKLVKMHSNHKTEIEYAGAGEICALVGPKSTKTGDTLTSCPDDNFLLEEMVFTDPVISLAIEPKTKSDQEKLSIVLKKLADEDPTFRISANHETGQTLISGMGELHLEILIDRMKREFGLQVNVGAPQVAYRETFTSTAEIEGQYIKQTGGRGNYGHVWIKYEPNEEKGFEFVDKIVGGKIPKEYIKSIREGLIESMKAGQLAGYPIIDIKATLYDGSFHEVDSNEMAFKIAASLSLKEASRKCNSILLEPIMEVEVNSPPQYFGTVMGDITSKRGLITSTELSSSSSSIKCKIPLKEMFGYATTLRSLTQGRGIYSMSFSHYQPLPKHLLKEIPGFLGDRK